In Polaribacter sp. L3A8, a genomic segment contains:
- a CDS encoding T9SS type A sorting domain-containing protein: protein MKKTTFQVCEFGEIQRLLKNKTKSTLLLVALLFTSSFIVNAQVVPADTNDNISFYKKFSGANLTYKQIGNSEIKYNINSTDFSICAKNNGAATSANLALPADAVIKAAYIQWFALVKHGRTNPNITSYAPLKTSIPVTFPNGTKKTINKIKSYRESVPFIGLNLKYEGYLADITADVLALSNPAGTYTADIILTNDYDALKGACAYAQENVRAWQMVVVYESPTDESGINQVYLYDGLKGFLGETIKIPVDGYKVHSGDTAGSISVASLQGSPNLNGEFINSSDAAFGSFPPDFANSGGVSNPAPGTNASAGSPYGGWDIDVVNSHFTPGTTSLELSAGSTGDLILFDLFVLKIPTGGLVVNKKTTTPNVNIGENGTYEITLKNVTDVDLKGITAKDILPPGFTYATTANIVLDKATQTATTTPSIGDTTLNWGTFDINGKGSVTIIFDINVPENEPLGTYSNAATATVSSPSDTVITNYDGSGSNDDITVGNRCDAKSSGNLDTDGDGISDICDLDDDNDGILDVDENICGNSGTPLLYEDFGVGNATTSSPLSGGITTNYTYLELNNPFSSNLEDDFYAVFNNIPTSASWANEKWQTIGDHTSGSLTPTRDNMLMVNAGQTLDVIYQKTITGVAAGAHLDVSFWVLNLDVDNVINNVPQRVLPNIQIELWQNGALLGPAVNTGNIVRKAAGSSTAWRYYKTIAPLITLNSSNITVVIRNNTKATDGNDLAIDDIIVRQLCNTDSDGDGIPNSLDLDSDNDGIPDVIETGGVDENNDGMADGEVGNTKSTNGIPSSAGTGNSLISTDSDGVPDYIDIDADNDGIPDNIEVQTTADYIAPSGVGTAMADSNNNGIDDRYEAGDKVFIPVDTDGDKIPDYLDSDSDNDGILDIAENGDPQNVLTGIDTDGDGLDNAFDDNTDNPNTGFTVNDGVSPNNKVTNLTTLENSFGDEDNDFNPSNPATGNLDYRDIRDNDKDGIADSIDLDDDNDGIPDTVENGGNIAEGDEDGDGIPNYLDTNDNGNGDGSTTNYTDADGNGIPDVYDTDGDGVPNHFDLDSDNDGIPDIVEAGGIDTDGNGKVDDINSNGTLVNDKDKDGLDDRYDANVTGGTNGNAITNPDSDGDGIPDTQDLDSDNDGIPDIVEAGGTDTNGDGIADNINPNGSLKNDIDNDGFDDLVDGDVGQLGTPNNKDNALIITGSTDANNDGKPDTYTTGDTDGDGIPNHIDLDSDNDGITDITEAGGIDANGDGKIDDINTNGTLKNDADNDGFDDAVDGNVNGTNNQNNALIVTGTDTDGDGKPNTYPNGDTDKDNVLDFLDLDSDNDGVPDIIEAGGIDSDGNGKVDDINSNGTLINDKDKDGLDDRYDTNVTGGTNGNAITNPDTDGDGIKDTQDLDSDNDGIPDVVEAGGTDTDGNGIADTFTDIDGDGFNDYVDGDVNGAINIDKALIITGSTDSNNDGKPDTYTTGDKDGDGIPNYVDLDSDNDGIPDLVEAGGIDTDGNGLVDNINNTNGKLINDVDNDGFDDAVDGNVNGTNNQAKALITTGSDTNNNGRPNTYPNGDTDNDGILDSLDLDADNDGIPDLIEAGGIDTDGNGIVDNVGSNGKLINDTDNDGFDDAVDGQVVGTSNDKDNALVVTGTDTDSDGKPNSYNTADSDKDGIPNHLDLDSDNDGIVDIIEAGGTDANRDGKTDNINANDKLLADTDNDGYDDNIQNTPLLITGSDTDSDGKPNSYVKGDADNDGKPNFLDIDADDDGIPDNIEGQTTVGYKKPSGTGNGIIDNNNNGVDDAYESGSNIGLIPENTDGDTGANYVPDYLDTDADNDGVLDIAENGDPQNVLQMDGGKLKDTDGDGLNDAFDDNVDNSNNGFTVNDGLSPNNKVENLLALKNSFGDVDDDFDPNNPATGNLDYRDVPSAADAMITQVYQFGSERWIEVTNIGITDIPANTIKVQLYKDKTISQIDALASVKPNAEGIVNSVLKAGKSVLFKNNITSSITNLGTTNIITNKDLTDFIGGNDVITLSSASDVYSWTNRYDVASSIENNTSVVRIDQTLVPNSTYTESEWVVFIDDAIHTYQSGYGSGDSSPKRHSQAPLISEIENSNTEANTLLGLHRIKETTTNSDGTWDNGFPDRSRYVVIDENYNHSGSKLSARKLDVISAKELRIIDNLLVVTNSILLNGDIRLTGETSQLIQTHTNASEVSGKGKLFVDQNSQVDSKYRYNYMSSPVTTVNKDTYSLSTVLKDGTTPNNPKDITFVTGYDGSITSTGISLADYWVYTYAAGSNGRSNWLHKYRSGEINRGDGYTFKGPGREQNYTFAGTPNDGLFNTSYEISAGQSYLIGNPFPSALNARKFIDDNNSIISTLYFWQHVAENNATGTIGHNFGGYIGGYATQNITMATAANFGKGQPTNNTLEAEDASQLNGGIILPIGLGTGKYEVSLNLNDQISFSNVPNGVDSLRIIYRAVGSKNLKIKINNIERGEFTFPTTVSGLFVPYNEIKFAMCIEPGSEVTLTSSSNSINPIFIDKIILKDQDGQIACTSNTGGPEYANKFKTPEPYIAIAQGFFVIGHNTGKILFNNSQREYKTEGEGNSIFLKSEKKVSKTKTSSSELPILKLGMNYSNTIGSSLHRQIGVSFSKETSFAYENGYDAQMYDVNPTDFYWKFPNDANSYVITGVQEISDDLEVPLEIVVSKNSVISIVLDEISNINRDVFIKDKLKGKTHKINNASATYQLKAGTYTDRFVLAFVAADSALDLEDDILAKQTTVYADNDNHNIVISKNQEVNINNVELYDILGKKVILWNIKEQKETYQLEIRKQIPTGIYIVKMNTDKGTINKKVVIE from the coding sequence ATGAAAAAAACTACTTTTCAGGTATGTGAATTTGGGGAAATTCAACGCCTATTAAAAAACAAAACAAAAAGCACGTTACTACTTGTAGCACTGCTATTTACCTCCTCATTTATTGTGAATGCACAAGTGGTACCGGCAGACACAAATGACAACATTAGTTTTTATAAGAAATTCTCTGGTGCCAACCTTACATATAAACAAATAGGGAATAGTGAAATTAAATACAATATAAATAGCACCGATTTTTCTATATGTGCTAAAAACAACGGAGCAGCCACAAGCGCTAATTTAGCACTACCTGCAGATGCCGTAATAAAAGCAGCCTATATACAATGGTTTGCCCTTGTAAAACATGGTAGAACCAACCCTAACATAACAAGTTATGCTCCGCTAAAAACCTCTATTCCAGTTACTTTTCCTAACGGAACTAAAAAAACCATAAATAAAATTAAAAGCTATAGAGAATCGGTTCCTTTTATTGGTTTAAATCTAAAGTATGAAGGGTATTTAGCAGATATAACAGCCGATGTTTTAGCACTATCAAACCCTGCAGGAACCTATACTGCAGATATCATTTTAACAAATGATTATGACGCATTAAAAGGAGCATGTGCCTACGCTCAAGAAAATGTAAGAGCTTGGCAAATGGTTGTAGTATATGAATCCCCAACAGATGAGAGTGGTATCAACCAAGTATATCTATATGATGGTTTAAAAGGCTTCTTAGGAGAAACTATAAAAATACCCGTAGATGGTTACAAAGTACATTCCGGAGATACTGCTGGTAGCATCTCTGTAGCTTCTTTGCAAGGATCTCCTAATTTGAATGGAGAGTTTATAAATTCTTCAGATGCAGCATTTGGTTCTTTTCCTCCAGATTTCGCAAATTCAGGAGGAGTTTCAAACCCTGCACCTGGTACAAATGCTAGCGCAGGAAGCCCTTATGGTGGTTGGGATATTGATGTTGTTAATAGTCATTTTACCCCAGGTACTACAAGCTTAGAATTAAGCGCAGGTTCTACTGGAGACCTTATTCTGTTTGATTTATTTGTATTAAAAATACCTACAGGAGGATTGGTGGTGAATAAAAAAACCACAACACCTAATGTTAATATAGGTGAAAACGGTACTTATGAAATTACCTTAAAAAATGTAACTGACGTAGATTTAAAAGGAATAACTGCAAAAGATATCTTACCTCCTGGTTTTACGTATGCAACTACAGCAAACATAGTGTTAGACAAAGCAACACAAACAGCTACAACAACACCATCTATAGGAGATACAACACTTAATTGGGGTACTTTTGATATTAATGGAAAAGGAAGTGTAACTATTATCTTTGACATAAATGTCCCTGAAAACGAACCTTTAGGTACTTATAGCAATGCAGCTACAGCTACCGTTTCATCTCCAAGCGACACTGTTATTACAAACTATGATGGTAGTGGTTCTAATGACGACATCACTGTAGGCAACCGTTGTGACGCAAAGTCTTCTGGAAACTTAGATACTGATGGAGATGGTATTAGCGACATTTGTGATTTAGATGATGACAACGATGGTATTTTAGATGTAGATGAAAATATTTGTGGTAATAGTGGTACCCCTCTGCTTTATGAAGATTTTGGGGTTGGTAATGCTACAACTAGTTCTCCTTTATCTGGAGGAATAACTACAAATTACACATATTTAGAATTAAATAATCCATTTAGCAGTAATTTAGAAGATGACTTTTACGCTGTATTTAACAACATACCTACATCAGCAAGTTGGGCTAATGAAAAATGGCAAACTATAGGAGACCATACTAGCGGTAGCCTTACACCCACCAGAGATAATATGTTAATGGTAAATGCAGGTCAAACACTTGATGTCATTTATCAGAAAACAATAACCGGTGTTGCTGCTGGTGCACATTTAGACGTATCATTTTGGGTACTAAATTTAGATGTAGATAATGTAATTAATAATGTACCACAACGAGTTTTACCAAACATACAAATAGAACTTTGGCAAAACGGAGCACTTTTAGGTCCTGCAGTAAATACAGGAAATATTGTACGTAAAGCAGCAGGTAGTAGTACTGCTTGGAGGTATTATAAAACAATTGCTCCTTTAATAACTCTAAATAGTAGCAACATTACCGTTGTTATTAGAAACAACACCAAAGCAACAGACGGAAACGATTTAGCTATTGATGACATTATAGTAAGACAATTATGTAACACAGATTCAGATGGTGATGGTATTCCTAACAGTTTAGATTTAGATTCAGATAACGATGGTATTCCAGACGTTATAGAAACTGGCGGTGTAGATGAAAATAATGATGGAATGGCAGACGGAGAAGTTGGTAATACTAAATCAACTAACGGAATTCCTAGTAGTGCCGGTACTGGTAACTCACTAATATCTACAGATAGCGATGGTGTACCAGACTATATAGATATTGATGCAGACAATGATGGTATTCCAGACAATATAGAAGTACAAACCACTGCAGATTATATAGCTCCAAGTGGTGTTGGTACTGCTATGGCAGATAGTAACAACAATGGTATAGATGATCGTTATGAAGCAGGTGATAAAGTTTTTATCCCTGTAGATACTGATGGCGATAAAATACCAGATTATTTAGACTCAGACTCAGACAATGATGGCATTCTTGATATTGCAGAAAATGGAGACCCACAAAATGTTCTTACCGGAATCGATACTGATGGTGATGGTTTAGATAATGCTTTTGATGACAACACAGACAACCCTAATACTGGATTTACAGTAAATGACGGTGTAAGTCCAAACAACAAAGTAACAAACTTAACTACTTTAGAAAACTCTTTTGGAGATGAAGATAATGACTTTAACCCTAGCAATCCTGCTACAGGAAATCTTGATTATAGAGATATTAGAGACAACGATAAAGATGGCATTGCAGACAGCATCGATTTAGATGATGATAACGATGGCATACCAGATACTGTTGAAAATGGAGGAAACATTGCCGAAGGTGATGAAGATGGAGACGGTATTCCTAACTATTTAGACACTAATGATAACGGTAATGGAGATGGTAGTACTACAAACTATACAGATGCCGATGGTAATGGTATTCCAGATGTATATGATACAGATGGTGATGGCGTTCCAAATCATTTCGATTTAGACTCAGACAACGATGGTATTCCAGATATCGTAGAAGCTGGTGGTATAGATACTGACGGAAACGGAAAAGTAGATGATATTAATAGCAACGGTACATTAGTAAACGACAAAGATAAAGATGGTTTAGATGATCGTTACGATGCTAACGTAACAGGTGGAACTAATGGAAATGCAATTACAAACCCAGACTCAGACGGAGACGGCATTCCTGATACTCAAGATTTAGATTCAGACAATGATGGTATTCCAGATATCGTAGAAGCGGGGGGTACAGATACAAACGGAGATGGTATTGCAGATAATATCAATCCTAATGGTTCTCTAAAAAACGATATAGATAATGATGGTTTTGATGATCTTGTTGATGGCGATGTTGGCCAACTTGGTACACCTAATAACAAAGACAATGCTTTAATTATTACTGGAAGTACAGATGCAAACAACGATGGTAAACCAGACACATATACTACTGGAGATACTGATGGTGATGGTATTCCTAATCACATAGACTTAGACTCAGACAACGATGGTATTACAGATATCACAGAAGCTGGTGGTATTGATGCCAATGGTGATGGTAAAATAGATGACATTAATACTAATGGTACGTTAAAAAACGATGCAGATAACGATGGTTTTGATGATGCCGTAGATGGTAATGTTAACGGTACTAATAATCAAAATAATGCATTAATAGTTACTGGAACTGACACAGATGGTGATGGCAAACCAAATACGTATCCTAATGGAGATACAGACAAAGATAATGTCTTAGATTTCCTAGACTTAGACTCAGACAATGATGGTGTCCCAGATATCATAGAAGCTGGTGGTATTGATAGCGATGGAAACGGAAAAGTAGATGACATTAACTCAAACGGTACTTTAATAAACGACAAAGACAAAGACGGTTTAGATGATCGTTATGATACTAACGTAACAGGTGGTACTAATGGAAATGCTATTACAAACCCAGATACAGATGGTGATGGTATTAAAGACACACAAGATTTAGACTCAGACAACGATGGTATTCCAGATGTTGTAGAAGCAGGTGGTACAGATACAGATGGTAATGGTATTGCAGATACTTTTACAGATATTGATGGTGATGGTTTTAATGATTATGTAGACGGTGATGTAAACGGAGCTATTAACATAGACAAAGCTTTAATAATCACAGGAAGTACGGACTCAAACAACGATGGTAAACCAGATACCTATACTACTGGAGATAAGGACGGAGACGGAATTCCTAATTATGTAGATCTAGATTCAGATAATGATGGTATTCCAGATTTAGTAGAAGCTGGCGGTATTGATACTGACGGAAATGGATTAGTAGATAACATTAATAACACAAATGGAAAACTAATAAACGACGTAGATAATGATGGTTTTGATGATGCTGTAGACGGTAATGTTAACGGAACTAATAACCAGGCAAAAGCTTTAATAACTACAGGATCTGATACAAACAATAATGGTAGACCAAACACCTACCCTAATGGAGATACAGACAACGATGGTATATTAGACAGTCTAGACCTAGATGCAGACAACGATGGTATTCCAGATTTAATTGAAGCTGGCGGAATAGATACGGACGGAAATGGAATTGTAGACAATGTTGGAAGTAATGGTAAATTAATAAACGATACAGATAACGATGGTTTTGATGATGCTGTAGACGGACAAGTAGTTGGAACTTCTAACGACAAAGACAATGCACTAGTAGTTACAGGTACAGATACTGATAGCGATGGTAAACCAAACTCTTATAATACAGCAGATAGCGATAAAGATGGTATTCCTAATCATTTAGATTTAGATTCAGACAACGATGGTATTGTAGATATTATAGAAGCTGGCGGTACAGATGCCAACAGAGATGGTAAAACAGACAATATTAATGCTAATGATAAATTATTAGCCGACACTGATAACGATGGTTATGATGATAATATTCAGAATACACCTTTATTAATTACAGGGTCAGATACAGATTCTGATGGAAAACCAAACTCTTACGTTAAAGGAGATGCTGATAACGATGGAAAACCAAACTTTTTAGACATTGATGCTGATGATGATGGTATTCCTGATAATATTGAAGGACAAACAACAGTTGGTTACAAAAAACCATCTGGTACAGGAAACGGAATTATAGATAACAACAATAATGGTGTAGATGATGCTTACGAATCTGGATCAAATATTGGTTTAATACCAGAAAACACCGATGGTGATACAGGTGCTAATTATGTACCAGACTATTTAGATACAGATGCTGACAATGATGGTGTTCTTGATATTGCAGAAAATGGAGACCCACAAAATGTGCTTCAAATGGATGGCGGTAAATTAAAAGATACTGATGGTGATGGTTTAAATGATGCTTTCGATGATAACGTAGACAATTCTAATAATGGTTTCACCGTAAATGATGGTTTAAGCCCTAATAACAAAGTAGAAAATTTATTAGCATTAAAAAATTCTTTTGGTGATGTAGATGACGATTTTGATCCTAATAACCCAGCTACTGGTAATCTTGATTATAGAGATGTACCAAGCGCTGCAGACGCAATGATTACACAAGTATATCAATTTGGCTCAGAAAGATGGATAGAAGTAACCAACATAGGTATAACAGATATCCCTGCAAATACAATTAAAGTGCAACTATATAAAGACAAAACAATTAGTCAAATAGATGCTCTTGCAAGTGTAAAACCAAATGCAGAAGGCATTGTAAATTCTGTATTAAAAGCAGGTAAATCTGTTTTATTTAAAAACAACATAACCTCTTCTATTACAAATTTAGGAACGACAAACATTATAACTAATAAAGATTTAACCGATTTTATTGGAGGAAATGATGTTATTACACTTTCATCTGCTAGCGATGTGTATTCATGGACAAATAGATATGATGTAGCTTCTAGTATTGAGAACAACACGTCCGTTGTAAGAATTGATCAAACTTTGGTTCCTAATAGCACTTACACAGAAAGTGAATGGGTTGTTTTTATAGACGATGCAATACATACATATCAATCTGGATATGGCTCAGGAGACAGTAGTCCTAAAAGACATTCTCAAGCACCATTAATCTCCGAAATAGAAAATTCTAATACAGAAGCTAATACATTATTAGGTTTACACAGAATTAAGGAAACAACTACAAATTCAGACGGTACTTGGGATAATGGTTTTCCAGACAGATCTCGTTACGTTGTAATTGATGAAAACTACAATCATTCTGGAAGTAAACTAAGTGCTAGAAAACTAGATGTAATTTCAGCTAAAGAGCTAAGAATAATAGATAATTTATTAGTAGTTACAAATAGTATACTATTAAACGGAGACATTCGCTTAACTGGTGAAACTTCTCAATTGATACAAACACACACTAATGCTAGTGAAGTTTCCGGCAAAGGAAAACTATTTGTAGATCAAAATTCACAGGTAGATAGTAAGTATCGTTATAACTATATGAGTTCACCTGTAACAACTGTAAACAAAGACACTTATTCTCTTTCTACAGTACTAAAAGATGGTACAACGCCAAATAATCCAAAAGACATTACATTTGTTACAGGATATGATGGAAGTATTACCTCTACCGGTATTTCTTTAGCAGATTACTGGGTGTACACTTATGCAGCAGGTAGTAACGGAAGATCTAATTGGCTACATAAATATAGAAGTGGAGAAATAAATAGAGGTGACGGTTATACATTTAAAGGACCAGGAAGAGAGCAAAACTATACATTTGCAGGTACACCAAATGATGGTCTATTTAATACTAGTTATGAAATAAGCGCAGGACAATCCTATTTAATTGGAAACCCTTTCCCCTCTGCATTAAATGCTAGAAAGTTTATAGATGATAATAATAGCATAATTTCAACGCTTTACTTTTGGCAACATGTAGCTGAAAATAATGCTACAGGAACAATCGGACATAACTTTGGTGGATATATTGGTGGCTATGCTACCCAAAACATAACAATGGCTACCGCTGCTAATTTTGGTAAAGGTCAACCAACTAATAATACGCTTGAAGCTGAAGATGCGAGTCAATTAAATGGAGGAATTATACTTCCTATTGGATTAGGTACTGGTAAATATGAAGTTTCCTTAAACCTTAATGATCAAATATCCTTCTCTAATGTTCCTAATGGAGTAGACTCATTAAGAATTATATATAGAGCTGTTGGGAGTAAAAATCTAAAAATTAAGATCAATAATATTGAAAGAGGTGAATTTACCTTTCCAACTACAGTAAGTGGATTGTTTGTGCCTTATAATGAAATAAAATTTGCCATGTGTATAGAACCAGGAAGTGAGGTTACGTTAACTTCTAGTTCTAATTCTATAAACCCAATTTTTATAGATAAAATAATCTTAAAAGATCAAGATGGACAAATTGCTTGTACCTCAAATACAGGTGGTCCAGAATATGCAAATAAATTTAAAACCCCTGAACCTTATATTGCTATTGCGCAAGGATTCTTTGTAATAGGACATAACACTGGTAAAATTCTTTTCAACAATAGTCAAAGAGAATATAAAACAGAAGGAGAAGGCAATTCTATCTTTCTAAAAAGTGAAAAGAAAGTGTCTAAAACAAAAACATCTAGTTCTGAGTTACCTATTTTAAAACTTGGTATGAACTATTCTAATACAATAGGAAGTAGTTTACACCGTCAAATTGGAGTTTCTTTTAGTAAAGAAACCTCTTTTGCTTATGAAAACGGATATGATGCTCAAATGTACGATGTGAATCCTACAGACTTCTATTGGAAATTTCCAAACGACGCTAATAGTTATGTTATAACAGGTGTACAAGAAATCTCTGATGACTTAGAAGTGCCTTTAGAAATTGTAGTAAGTAAAAATAGTGTTATTAGTATTGTACTAGATGAAATTAGTAACATTAATCGAGATGTATTTATAAAAGACAAACTTAAAGGTAAAACACATAAAATTAATAATGCAAGTGCTACTTACCAATTAAAAGCAGGTACTTACACAGATAGGTTTGTTTTAGCTTTTGTTGCAGCAGATAGCGCTCTTGATTTAGAAGATGATATACTAGCTAAACAAACAACCGTTTATGCTGATAATGATAATCACAACATTGTAATTTCTAAAAATCAAGAAGTAAACATAAACAATGTAGAGTTATATGATATACTTGGTAAAAAAGTTATTCTTTGGAATATTAAAGAACAAAAAGAAACGTACCAATTAGAAATCAGAAAACAAATACCAACAGGTATCTACATTGTAAAAATGAATACTGATAAAGGCACAATAAACAAGAAAGTAGTAATTGAATAA
- a CDS encoding helix-turn-helix transcriptional regulator produces the protein MKYIDSASSRIDNFPKLAEKFLDSVPKPLERSIKGRIAEYYHLKAVLSSHLNRQAEIYHYNILCLKYAEKEKNYELAGAASLELFYNLYIIKKDTTALNYLKKSEEFYTLDDNKFGLVDVMQMRAYIKFYNKKYKESNHLIIPELDYYKSIKEDSFYYMYALFMVTSNYVYLKDEVNFNKYYSDFLELEKDTTISTLLYKIHDVTINISLAEMYLAEKKLDSVSIYLGKVDGMRTYMNNSDKKNHFKNYVAYFDALKEEKSKNNYLDSLKFLHDDLIKDNMEASFNINESFLENTKILEAETAKKDLNRNWIIFLTCLLIGVIVVLVVKYKSVKRILLEFSKRTKEYSFLQSNHDKLMLKVKGLENYIADLKKEIKNISVITNIEEQRNKIKEFHKEIHLSSSVLLDKGEDHLDLINNLNVAFFNEILTKHPELNSSEVIICYYLFMGFKNKEIGAFINTSVRSVESKRYRITNKLGIKDKGVKLVDYLTETFKQTTAFL, from the coding sequence TTGAAGTATATAGATTCTGCAAGTTCAAGAATTGATAACTTTCCTAAATTAGCCGAGAAATTTTTAGACTCTGTACCTAAACCTTTAGAAAGATCTATTAAAGGTCGTATTGCAGAATATTACCACCTTAAAGCTGTTTTAAGTAGCCATTTAAATCGTCAGGCAGAAATTTATCATTACAATATACTTTGTCTAAAATATGCAGAAAAGGAAAAAAATTATGAACTAGCTGGAGCTGCAAGTTTAGAGTTGTTTTATAATCTGTACATTATAAAAAAAGATACCACTGCTTTAAATTATTTAAAAAAATCTGAGGAGTTTTATACCTTAGATGATAATAAATTTGGTCTTGTAGATGTAATGCAAATGAGGGCATATATTAAGTTTTATAATAAAAAATACAAAGAAAGTAATCATTTAATTATTCCTGAATTAGATTATTATAAGTCTATAAAAGAAGATTCTTTTTATTATATGTATGCCTTGTTTATGGTTACTTCAAACTATGTTTATTTAAAAGATGAGGTGAATTTTAATAAGTATTACAGCGACTTTTTAGAGTTAGAAAAAGACACTACAATTTCAACATTATTGTATAAAATTCATGATGTTACAATAAATATTAGTTTAGCAGAAATGTACTTAGCAGAAAAGAAACTAGATTCAGTTTCTATTTATTTAGGGAAAGTTGATGGGATGCGTACTTACATGAATAATTCTGATAAGAAAAATCATTTTAAAAATTATGTTGCGTATTTTGATGCTTTGAAAGAGGAGAAAAGTAAAAATAATTATTTAGATTCTCTTAAATTTCTTCATGATGATCTGATTAAAGATAATATGGAAGCTAGTTTTAATATTAATGAATCATTTTTAGAAAACACTAAAATTTTAGAAGCTGAAACAGCAAAGAAAGATTTAAATAGAAATTGGATTATATTTTTAACGTGCTTATTAATTGGTGTTATTGTTGTGTTGGTTGTTAAATATAAAAGTGTTAAAAGGATTCTTTTAGAGTTTTCTAAACGAACTAAAGAATATTCTTTTCTTCAGAGTAACCATGATAAGTTAATGTTAAAAGTAAAAGGGCTAGAAAATTATATTGCTGACTTAAAAAAAGAAATTAAGAACATTTCCGTAATTACAAATATAGAAGAGCAAAGAAATAAAATTAAAGAATTCCATAAAGAAATTCATCTTAGTTCTTCTGTATTATTAGATAAGGGAGAAGATCATTTAGATTTAATAAATAATCTTAATGTAGCCTTTTTTAATGAAATACTAACAAAACACCCTGAGTTAAATTCTTCTGAAGTGATAATTTGCTATTACTTATTTATGGGGTTTAAGAATAAGGAAATTGGTGCATTTATAAATACATCTGTTAGGTCTGTAGAAAGTAAAAGATATAGAATTACAAATAAATTAGGAATTAAAGATAAAGGGGTTAAACTGGTTGATTATTTGACAGAAACCTTTAAGCAAACTACAGCTTTTTTATAG